A genomic segment from Modestobacter roseus encodes:
- a CDS encoding DUF4262 domain-containing protein produces MRWRRKKESGPEEQDGGQVLRDLQAVIGRFGWAVLHGGGSPGEPRWSHTVGLTALGHPEVIVTGLPFEAGEKYLNLVGEAVRAGARFAPGAATTAITDADSPVVFLAVADTGRLAVAEQLYGSVEVLQLVWPDSQGTLPWEEGHRNPPTAQPLLGPRPGEQSA; encoded by the coding sequence GTGCGCTGGCGACGGAAGAAGGAGTCCGGACCGGAGGAGCAGGACGGCGGCCAGGTGCTGCGCGACCTGCAGGCGGTCATCGGCCGGTTCGGCTGGGCGGTGCTGCACGGCGGCGGGTCACCCGGGGAGCCGCGCTGGTCGCACACCGTGGGCCTGACCGCGCTCGGGCACCCGGAGGTGATCGTGACCGGGCTGCCCTTCGAGGCCGGCGAGAAGTACCTGAACCTGGTGGGCGAGGCCGTCCGGGCCGGCGCCCGGTTCGCGCCGGGCGCGGCGACCACGGCGATCACCGACGCCGACTCCCCCGTGGTCTTCCTGGCCGTGGCCGACACCGGCCGGCTGGCGGTGGCCGAGCAGCTCTACGGGAGCGTCGAGGTGCTGCAGCTGGTGTGGCCGGACTCCCAGGGGACGCTCCCCTGGGAGGAGGGGCACCGCAACCCGCCGACGGCGCAGCCCCTGCTGGGGCCCCGCCCCGGAGAGCAGAGCGCCTGA
- a CDS encoding M23 family metallopeptidase → MPLARLLVLLTLLCAALLGPAAGAATPAPPPPSSPAPSGVWGWPFPGAPEVSRAFDPPPTPYAAGHRGVDLLGGVGAPVLSSGDGVVAFAGMVAGRPVVSVEHAGGLRTTYEPVEPSVAAGQAVARGSPLGTLAAGHAGCPAEACLHWGLRHGGLRHGEVYLDPLSLLQPPRISLLPWS, encoded by the coding sequence GTGCCCCTCGCCCGCCTGCTCGTGCTGCTCACCCTGCTCTGCGCGGCTCTGCTCGGACCCGCGGCGGGGGCGGCCACGCCGGCTCCGCCCCCACCGTCCTCCCCCGCCCCGTCCGGTGTCTGGGGGTGGCCCTTCCCGGGGGCGCCGGAGGTGTCCCGCGCCTTCGACCCCCCACCGACGCCGTACGCCGCGGGCCACCGGGGCGTGGACCTGCTCGGCGGGGTCGGCGCACCGGTGCTCTCCTCCGGGGACGGCGTGGTGGCCTTCGCGGGCATGGTGGCCGGGCGGCCGGTGGTGAGCGTCGAGCACGCCGGTGGCCTGCGCACCACCTACGAGCCGGTGGAGCCGTCGGTGGCCGCCGGCCAGGCAGTCGCGCGGGGCTCGCCGCTGGGCACCCTGGCCGCCGGGCACGCCGGCTGCCCGGCCGAGGCCTGCCTGCACTGGGGGCTGCGGCACGGGGGGCTGCGGCACGGGGAGGTGTACCTGGACCCGCTCTCCCTGCTGCAGCCGCCGCGGATCAGTCTGCTGCCGTGGTCCTGA
- the whiG gene encoding RNA polymerase sigma factor WhiG, with the protein MSEATVQLGASDDPDAVVAELWARYVLDRDTGLRDRLILHYAPLVKYVAGRVGSGLPAHVEQADLVSYGTFGLIDAITRFEPSREIKFESYAMSRIRGAIIDELRSTDWIPRSVRMKARQFERTIAALESRLQRSPSEEEIAAEMEMDVEEIRKFLGQLSLVNVVALDELLVDDDGSAPRLVDTLKDTSALDPQAMAEHGEARQLLARAVEQLPDREKVVVSLYYFEGLTLADIGRVLGVTESRICQLHTKAVLQLRTKLADIA; encoded by the coding sequence GTGTCTGAGGCGACGGTCCAGCTCGGGGCGAGCGACGACCCGGACGCGGTGGTCGCCGAGCTCTGGGCCCGCTACGTCCTCGACCGGGACACCGGTCTGCGCGACCGGCTGATCCTGCACTACGCGCCGCTGGTCAAGTACGTCGCCGGCCGGGTCGGCAGCGGCCTGCCCGCCCACGTCGAGCAGGCCGACCTCGTCTCCTACGGCACCTTCGGGCTGATCGATGCGATCACCCGCTTCGAGCCGTCCCGGGAGATCAAGTTCGAGAGCTACGCGATGTCCCGCATCCGCGGCGCGATCATCGACGAGCTCCGCTCCACCGACTGGATCCCGCGGTCGGTGCGGATGAAGGCCCGCCAGTTCGAGCGCACGATCGCGGCCCTGGAGAGCCGGCTCCAGCGGAGCCCCTCCGAGGAGGAGATCGCCGCGGAGATGGAGATGGACGTCGAGGAGATCCGCAAGTTCCTCGGCCAGCTCTCCCTGGTCAACGTCGTCGCCCTCGACGAGCTGCTCGTCGACGACGACGGCTCCGCCCCGCGCCTGGTCGACACGCTCAAGGACACCAGCGCACTGGACCCGCAGGCGATGGCCGAGCACGGTGAGGCCCGGCAGCTGCTGGCACGCGCGGTCGAGCAGCTGCCCGACCGGGAGAAGGTCGTGGTCAGCCTCTACTACTTCGAGGGGCTCACCCTGGCCGACATCGGCCGGGTGCTCGGGGTGACCGAGAGCCGCATCTGCCAGCTGCACACCAAGGCCGTGCTCCAGCTGCGCACCAAGCTCGCCGACATCGCCTGA